A window from Taeniopygia guttata chromosome 10, bTaeGut7.mat, whole genome shotgun sequence encodes these proteins:
- the SEMA6D gene encoding semaphorin-6D isoform X1, with amino-acid sequence MRLPVLCALVTLLSLSRCRAVSFPEDEDPINVVDYHYSRQYPVFRGRPSGNESQHRLDFQLMLKIRDTLYITGRDQVYTVNLNEVPKSEVIPSKKLTWRSKQQDRENCAMKGKHKDECHNFIKVFVPRNDEMVFVCGTNAFNPMCRYYQLNTLEYDGEEISGLARCPFDARQTNVALFADGKLYSATVADFLASDAVIYRSMGDGSALRTIKYDSKWIKEPHFLHAIEYGNYVYFFFREIAVEHNTLGKAVYSRVARICKNDMGGSQRVLEKHWTSFLKARLNCSVPGDSFFYFDVLQSITDIIEINGVPTVVGVFTTQLNSIPGSAVCAFSMDDIEKVFKGRFKEQKTPDSVWTAVPEDKVPKPRPGCCAKHGLAEAYKTSIDFPDETLSFIKSHPLMDSAVPSVTEEPWFTKTRVRYRLTAIAVDHAAGPYQNYTVIFVGSEAGVVLKILAKTRPFSLNDSILLEEIEAYNHAKCNAESEEDRRVISLQLDRDHHALFVAFSSCVVRIPLSRCERHGSCKKACIASRDPYCGWLDHEACGRVTPGMLFSLFVSYNHSTGGYIQDVEYGNTAQLGDCHEILPTTATPDYKIFGDPTSDMEFSSASITTMASIPVISPKVIGSWKPKVTGSRKFVVQDDPNTSDYSDPLSGVPKGVRWEVQSGESNQMVHMNVLITCVFAAFVLGAFIAGVAVYCYRDIFVRKSRKIHKDAESAQSCTDSSGSFAKLNGLFDSPVKEYQQNIDSPKLYTNLLTSRKELPPNGDTKSMMMDHRGQPPELAALPTPESTPVLQQKTLQAMKSQSDKTHGNLNASRKETPLKSPQFFPSSPPPHSPLSHGHIPSAIVLPNATHDYNTSFSNSNAHKADKKMQHIDHPLTKSSSKRDHRRSVDSRNTLNDFLKHLNETTNNPKAIMGDIQVAHQTLMLDPMGNMSEIPPKVPNREASLYSPPSTLPRNSPTKRVDVPTTPAVPMTSLERQRGYHKNSSQRHSISALPKNLNSPNGVLLSRQPSINRGGYMAPTAGTKMDYMQGTPVTVHLQPSLSRQSSYTSNGTLPRTGIKRTPSLKPDVPPKPSFVPQTTSVRPLNKYSY; translated from the exons ATGAGGCTCCCGGTGCTCTGTGCCTTGGTGACGCTGCTGAGCCTGTCCCGCTGCCGGGCCGTCAGCTTCCCCGAAGACGAGGACCCCATTAACGTCGTGGACTACCACT ATTCAAGGCAATATCCAGTATTTAGAGGACGCCCTTCAGGCAATGAATCTCAGCACAGACTGGACTTCCAACTAATGTTGAAAATTCGAGACACACTCTATATCACTGGCAG GGACCAGGTTTACACTGTAAATTTAAATGAGGTTCCGAAATCAGAAGTTATCCCAAGCAAG aaattaacatGGAGATcaaagcagcaggacagagagaACTGTGCTATGAAAGGCAAACATAAA GATGAATGTCATAACTTCATTAAAGTCTTTGTTCCAAGAAATGATGAGATGGTGTTTGTCTGTGGAACAAATGCATTTAACCCTATGTGCAGATACTATCAG tTGAATACATTAGAGTATGATGGGGAGGAAATTAGTGGTTTGGCAAGATGCCCATTTGATGCCAGACAAACCAATGTCGCCCTCTTTGCTG ATGGAAAATTGTATTCGGCAACAGTAGCAGATTTCCTGGCAAGTGATGCTGTTATTTATCGCAGCATGGGGGATGGATCTGCCTTAAGAACAATAAAGTATGACTCCAAATGGATAAAAG AACCACACTTCCTCCATGCCATAGAATATGGGAACtatgtttatttcttcttcagagAAATTGCTGTAGAGCACAACACTTTAGGCAAG GCTGTGTATTCCCGCGTGGCACGCATCTGCAAAAATGACATGGGGGGCTCCCAAAGGGTCCTGGAGAAGCACTGGACATCCTTTCTGAAAGCTCGGCTCAATTGCTCAGTTCCTGGGGATTCATTCTTCTACTTTGATGTTCTGCAGTCTATCACAGACATAATAGAAATCAATGGAGTGCCCACTGTTGTGGGGGTATTCACCACACAGCTCAACAG CATCCCTGGTTCAGCAGTGTGTGCTTTTAGCATGGATGACATTGAGAAAGTCTTCAAAGGGAGATTTAAAGAACAAAAGACTCCTGACTCTGTTTGGACAGCTGTACCTGAAGACAAAGTACCAAAGCCAAG ACCTGGCTGCTGTGCAAAACATGGCCTAGCAGAGGCTTACAAAACCTCCATTGATTTCCCAGACGAAACGCTCTCCTTCATCAAATCTCATCCATTGATGGACTCAGCTGTTCCCTCAGTCACTGAGGAGCCCTGGTTTACCAAAACACGTGTCAG ATACAGATTGACAGCAATTGCTGTAGACCATGCTGCTGGACCCTACCAGAACTACACAGTCATATTTGTTGGCTCTGAAGCAGGAGTAGTACTTAAAATCTTGGCAAAGACCAGGCCTTTTTCTTTGAATGACAGCATATTACTGGAAGAGATTGAAGCATATAATCATGCAAA GTGTAATGCAGAAAGCGAGGAGGACAGAAGAGTCATTTCCCTCCAGCTGGACAGAGACCACCATGCTCTGTTCGTGGCATTCTCCAGCTGCGTCGTTAGAATTCCCCTGAGTCGGTGTGAGCGTCACGGGTCATGTAAAAA GGCATGTATTGCTTCACGGGACCCTTACTGTGGCTGGTTAGACCATGAAGCGTGTGGAAGAGTGACACCAGGCATGCT GTTCTCTTTGTTTGTTTCATACAACCACAGCACTGGAGGATATATACAAGATGTCGAATACGGCAACACGGCACAGCTTGGGGACTGCCATG AAATTTTGCCTACTACAGCTACACCAGATTACAAAATATTTGGCGACCCAACATCTg ACATGGAGTTCTCCTCAGCTTCCATTACCACAATGGCAAGTATCCCAGTTATATCACCTAAAGTGATTGGTTCCTGGAAACCTAAAGTGACTGGCTCTCGGAAATTTGTAGTTCAAGATGACCCAAACACTTCTGATTATTCTGATCCATTATCAGGTGTCCCAAAGG GTGTGAGGTGGGAAGTACAATCAGGAGAGTCCAACCAAATGGTACATATGAATGTCCTAATCACTTGTGTCTTTGCCGCTTTTGTCCTGGGAGCCTTTATTGCGGGAGTGGCCGTTTACTGCTACCGGGATATATTTGTGCGGAAATCCAGGAAAATACACAAAGATGCAGAATCAGCTCAGTCCTGCACTGACTCCAGCGGGAGCTTTGCCAAACTGAATGGGCTGTTTGACAGTCCTGTCAAGGAGTATCAGCAGAACATTGATTCACCCAAACTGTACACAAACCTGTTGACCAGCAGAAAGGAGTTGCCTCCAAATGGTGATACCAAGTCCATGATGATGGACCATAGGGGACAGCCTCCAGAATTAGCTGCACTTCCAACTCCAGAATCTACTCCAGTTCTTCAACAAAAGACTCTGCAGGCTATGAAAAGTCAGTCAGACAAAACCCATGGTAACCTCAATGCTTCGCGGAAGGAAACCCCACTAAAAAGCCCTCAGTTTTTTCCTTCTAGTCCTCCACCCCACTCTCCTCTAAGTCATGGACATATTCCCAGTGCTATTGTTCTTCCCAATGCTACCCATGACTACAATACGTCTTTCTCAAATTCTAATGCGCACAAGGCAGACAAAAAGATGCAACATATTGATCATCCACTTACAAAATCATCCAGCAAAAGAGACCACAGGAGATCTGTTGATTCCAGGAACACCCTGAATGATTTTCTGAAACACTTAAATGAAACTACTAATAATCCTAAAGCGATTATGGGAGATATTCAAGTGGCCCACCAGACTTTAATGCTGGATCCAATGGGCAATATGTCTGAGATCCCACCTAAGGTTCCCAACAGGGAGGCATCTTTATATTCTCCTCCATCGACTCTGCCAAGAAACAGTCCCACAAAACGAGTGGATGTTCCCACCACTCCTGCAGTACCAATGACCTCTTTGGAAAGGCAGAGGGGTTATCACAAAAATTCTTCACAGAGGCACTCAATATCTGCCCTTCCTAAAAACTTGAACTCACCAAATGGTGTTTTGTTATCCAGACAGCCAAGTATTAATCGTGGGGGGTACATGGCTCCCACAGCAGGCACTAAGATGGACTACATGCAAGGGACGCCTGTCACCGTTCACCTCCAGCCTTCCTTGTCCAGGCAAAGCAGCTACACGAGCAATGGCACCCTGCCTCGCACAGGAATAAAGAGGACACCCTCCCTAAAACCCGACGTGCCACCAAAACCCTCATTCGTCCCTCAGACAACGTCAGTCAGACCACTGAACAAATACAGCTACTAG
- the SEMA6D gene encoding semaphorin-6D isoform X5, whose translation MRLPVLCALVTLLSLSRCRAVSFPEDEDPINVVDYHYSRQYPVFRGRPSGNESQHRLDFQLMLKIRDTLYITGRDQVYTVNLNEVPKSEVIPSKKLTWRSKQQDRENCAMKGKHKDECHNFIKVFVPRNDEMVFVCGTNAFNPMCRYYQLNTLEYDGEEISGLARCPFDARQTNVALFADGKLYSATVADFLASDAVIYRSMGDGSALRTIKYDSKWIKEPHFLHAIEYGNYVYFFFREIAVEHNTLGKAVYSRVARICKNDMGGSQRVLEKHWTSFLKARLNCSVPGDSFFYFDVLQSITDIIEINGVPTVVGVFTTQLNSIPGSAVCAFSMDDIEKVFKGRFKEQKTPDSVWTAVPEDKVPKPRPGCCAKHGLAEAYKTSIDFPDETLSFIKSHPLMDSAVPSVTEEPWFTKTRVRYRLTAIAVDHAAGPYQNYTVIFVGSEAGVVLKILAKTRPFSLNDSILLEEIEAYNHAKCNAESEEDRRVISLQLDRDHHALFVAFSSCVVRIPLSRCERHGSCKKACIASRDPYCGWLDHEACGRVTPGMLTGGYIQDVEYGNTAQLGDCHDMEFSSASITTMASIPVISPKVIGSWKPKVTGSRKFVVQDDPNTSDYSDPLSGVPKGVRWEVQSGESNQMVHMNVLITCVFAAFVLGAFIAGVAVYCYRDIFVRKSRKIHKDAESAQSCTDSSGSFAKLNGLFDSPVKEYQQNIDSPKLYTNLLTSRKELPPNGDTKSMMMDHRGQPPELAALPTPESTPVLQQKTLQAMKSQSDKTHGNLNASRKETPLKSPQFFPSSPPPHSPLSHGHIPSAIVLPNATHDYNTSFSNSNAHKADKKMQHIDHPLTKSSSKRDHRRSVDSRNTLNDFLKHLNETTNNPKAIMGDIQVAHQTLMLDPMGNMSEIPPKVPNREASLYSPPSTLPRNSPTKRVDVPTTPAVPMTSLERQRGYHKNSSQRHSISALPKNLNSPNGVLLSRQPSINRGGYMAPTAGTKMDYMQGTPVTVHLQPSLSRQSSYTSNGTLPRTGIKRTPSLKPDVPPKPSFVPQTTSVRPLNKYSY comes from the exons ATGAGGCTCCCGGTGCTCTGTGCCTTGGTGACGCTGCTGAGCCTGTCCCGCTGCCGGGCCGTCAGCTTCCCCGAAGACGAGGACCCCATTAACGTCGTGGACTACCACT ATTCAAGGCAATATCCAGTATTTAGAGGACGCCCTTCAGGCAATGAATCTCAGCACAGACTGGACTTCCAACTAATGTTGAAAATTCGAGACACACTCTATATCACTGGCAG GGACCAGGTTTACACTGTAAATTTAAATGAGGTTCCGAAATCAGAAGTTATCCCAAGCAAG aaattaacatGGAGATcaaagcagcaggacagagagaACTGTGCTATGAAAGGCAAACATAAA GATGAATGTCATAACTTCATTAAAGTCTTTGTTCCAAGAAATGATGAGATGGTGTTTGTCTGTGGAACAAATGCATTTAACCCTATGTGCAGATACTATCAG tTGAATACATTAGAGTATGATGGGGAGGAAATTAGTGGTTTGGCAAGATGCCCATTTGATGCCAGACAAACCAATGTCGCCCTCTTTGCTG ATGGAAAATTGTATTCGGCAACAGTAGCAGATTTCCTGGCAAGTGATGCTGTTATTTATCGCAGCATGGGGGATGGATCTGCCTTAAGAACAATAAAGTATGACTCCAAATGGATAAAAG AACCACACTTCCTCCATGCCATAGAATATGGGAACtatgtttatttcttcttcagagAAATTGCTGTAGAGCACAACACTTTAGGCAAG GCTGTGTATTCCCGCGTGGCACGCATCTGCAAAAATGACATGGGGGGCTCCCAAAGGGTCCTGGAGAAGCACTGGACATCCTTTCTGAAAGCTCGGCTCAATTGCTCAGTTCCTGGGGATTCATTCTTCTACTTTGATGTTCTGCAGTCTATCACAGACATAATAGAAATCAATGGAGTGCCCACTGTTGTGGGGGTATTCACCACACAGCTCAACAG CATCCCTGGTTCAGCAGTGTGTGCTTTTAGCATGGATGACATTGAGAAAGTCTTCAAAGGGAGATTTAAAGAACAAAAGACTCCTGACTCTGTTTGGACAGCTGTACCTGAAGACAAAGTACCAAAGCCAAG ACCTGGCTGCTGTGCAAAACATGGCCTAGCAGAGGCTTACAAAACCTCCATTGATTTCCCAGACGAAACGCTCTCCTTCATCAAATCTCATCCATTGATGGACTCAGCTGTTCCCTCAGTCACTGAGGAGCCCTGGTTTACCAAAACACGTGTCAG ATACAGATTGACAGCAATTGCTGTAGACCATGCTGCTGGACCCTACCAGAACTACACAGTCATATTTGTTGGCTCTGAAGCAGGAGTAGTACTTAAAATCTTGGCAAAGACCAGGCCTTTTTCTTTGAATGACAGCATATTACTGGAAGAGATTGAAGCATATAATCATGCAAA GTGTAATGCAGAAAGCGAGGAGGACAGAAGAGTCATTTCCCTCCAGCTGGACAGAGACCACCATGCTCTGTTCGTGGCATTCTCCAGCTGCGTCGTTAGAATTCCCCTGAGTCGGTGTGAGCGTCACGGGTCATGTAAAAA GGCATGTATTGCTTCACGGGACCCTTACTGTGGCTGGTTAGACCATGAAGCGTGTGGAAGAGTGACACCAGGCATGCT CACTGGAGGATATATACAAGATGTCGAATACGGCAACACGGCACAGCTTGGGGACTGCCATG ACATGGAGTTCTCCTCAGCTTCCATTACCACAATGGCAAGTATCCCAGTTATATCACCTAAAGTGATTGGTTCCTGGAAACCTAAAGTGACTGGCTCTCGGAAATTTGTAGTTCAAGATGACCCAAACACTTCTGATTATTCTGATCCATTATCAGGTGTCCCAAAGG GTGTGAGGTGGGAAGTACAATCAGGAGAGTCCAACCAAATGGTACATATGAATGTCCTAATCACTTGTGTCTTTGCCGCTTTTGTCCTGGGAGCCTTTATTGCGGGAGTGGCCGTTTACTGCTACCGGGATATATTTGTGCGGAAATCCAGGAAAATACACAAAGATGCAGAATCAGCTCAGTCCTGCACTGACTCCAGCGGGAGCTTTGCCAAACTGAATGGGCTGTTTGACAGTCCTGTCAAGGAGTATCAGCAGAACATTGATTCACCCAAACTGTACACAAACCTGTTGACCAGCAGAAAGGAGTTGCCTCCAAATGGTGATACCAAGTCCATGATGATGGACCATAGGGGACAGCCTCCAGAATTAGCTGCACTTCCAACTCCAGAATCTACTCCAGTTCTTCAACAAAAGACTCTGCAGGCTATGAAAAGTCAGTCAGACAAAACCCATGGTAACCTCAATGCTTCGCGGAAGGAAACCCCACTAAAAAGCCCTCAGTTTTTTCCTTCTAGTCCTCCACCCCACTCTCCTCTAAGTCATGGACATATTCCCAGTGCTATTGTTCTTCCCAATGCTACCCATGACTACAATACGTCTTTCTCAAATTCTAATGCGCACAAGGCAGACAAAAAGATGCAACATATTGATCATCCACTTACAAAATCATCCAGCAAAAGAGACCACAGGAGATCTGTTGATTCCAGGAACACCCTGAATGATTTTCTGAAACACTTAAATGAAACTACTAATAATCCTAAAGCGATTATGGGAGATATTCAAGTGGCCCACCAGACTTTAATGCTGGATCCAATGGGCAATATGTCTGAGATCCCACCTAAGGTTCCCAACAGGGAGGCATCTTTATATTCTCCTCCATCGACTCTGCCAAGAAACAGTCCCACAAAACGAGTGGATGTTCCCACCACTCCTGCAGTACCAATGACCTCTTTGGAAAGGCAGAGGGGTTATCACAAAAATTCTTCACAGAGGCACTCAATATCTGCCCTTCCTAAAAACTTGAACTCACCAAATGGTGTTTTGTTATCCAGACAGCCAAGTATTAATCGTGGGGGGTACATGGCTCCCACAGCAGGCACTAAGATGGACTACATGCAAGGGACGCCTGTCACCGTTCACCTCCAGCCTTCCTTGTCCAGGCAAAGCAGCTACACGAGCAATGGCACCCTGCCTCGCACAGGAATAAAGAGGACACCCTCCCTAAAACCCGACGTGCCACCAAAACCCTCATTCGTCCCTCAGACAACGTCAGTCAGACCACTGAACAAATACAGCTACTAG
- the SEMA6D gene encoding semaphorin-6D isoform X7 → MRLPVLCALVTLLSLSRCRAVSFPEDEDPINVVDYHYSRQYPVFRGRPSGNESQHRLDFQLMLKIRDTLYITGRDQVYTVNLNEVPKSEVIPSKKLTWRSKQQDRENCAMKGKHKDECHNFIKVFVPRNDEMVFVCGTNAFNPMCRYYQLNTLEYDGEEISGLARCPFDARQTNVALFADGKLYSATVADFLASDAVIYRSMGDGSALRTIKYDSKWIKEPHFLHAIEYGNYVYFFFREIAVEHNTLGKAVYSRVARICKNDMGGSQRVLEKHWTSFLKARLNCSVPGDSFFYFDVLQSITDIIEINGVPTVVGVFTTQLNSIPGSAVCAFSMDDIEKVFKGRFKEQKTPDSVWTAVPEDKVPKPRPGCCAKHGLAEAYKTSIDFPDETLSFIKSHPLMDSAVPSVTEEPWFTKTRVRYRLTAIAVDHAAGPYQNYTVIFVGSEAGVVLKILAKTRPFSLNDSILLEEIEAYNHAKCNAESEEDRRVISLQLDRDHHALFVAFSSCVVRIPLSRCERHGSCKKACIASRDPYCGWLDHEACGRVTPGMLTGGYIQDVEYGNTAQLGDCHEILPTTATPDYKIFGDPTSGVRWEVQSGESNQMVHMNVLITCVFAAFVLGAFIAGVAVYCYRDIFVRKSRKIHKDAESAQSCTDSSGSFAKLNGLFDSPVKEYQQNIDSPKLYTNLLTSRKELPPNGDTKSMMMDHRGQPPELAALPTPESTPVLQQKTLQAMKSQSDKTHGNLNASRKETPLKSPQFFPSSPPPHSPLSHGHIPSAIVLPNATHDYNTSFSNSNAHKADKKMQHIDHPLTKSSSKRDHRRSVDSRNTLNDFLKHLNETTNNPKAIMGDIQVAHQTLMLDPMGNMSEIPPKVPNREASLYSPPSTLPRNSPTKRVDVPTTPAVPMTSLERQRGYHKNSSQRHSISALPKNLNSPNGVLLSRQPSINRGGYMAPTAGTKMDYMQGTPVTVHLQPSLSRQSSYTSNGTLPRTGIKRTPSLKPDVPPKPSFVPQTTSVRPLNKYSY, encoded by the exons ATGAGGCTCCCGGTGCTCTGTGCCTTGGTGACGCTGCTGAGCCTGTCCCGCTGCCGGGCCGTCAGCTTCCCCGAAGACGAGGACCCCATTAACGTCGTGGACTACCACT ATTCAAGGCAATATCCAGTATTTAGAGGACGCCCTTCAGGCAATGAATCTCAGCACAGACTGGACTTCCAACTAATGTTGAAAATTCGAGACACACTCTATATCACTGGCAG GGACCAGGTTTACACTGTAAATTTAAATGAGGTTCCGAAATCAGAAGTTATCCCAAGCAAG aaattaacatGGAGATcaaagcagcaggacagagagaACTGTGCTATGAAAGGCAAACATAAA GATGAATGTCATAACTTCATTAAAGTCTTTGTTCCAAGAAATGATGAGATGGTGTTTGTCTGTGGAACAAATGCATTTAACCCTATGTGCAGATACTATCAG tTGAATACATTAGAGTATGATGGGGAGGAAATTAGTGGTTTGGCAAGATGCCCATTTGATGCCAGACAAACCAATGTCGCCCTCTTTGCTG ATGGAAAATTGTATTCGGCAACAGTAGCAGATTTCCTGGCAAGTGATGCTGTTATTTATCGCAGCATGGGGGATGGATCTGCCTTAAGAACAATAAAGTATGACTCCAAATGGATAAAAG AACCACACTTCCTCCATGCCATAGAATATGGGAACtatgtttatttcttcttcagagAAATTGCTGTAGAGCACAACACTTTAGGCAAG GCTGTGTATTCCCGCGTGGCACGCATCTGCAAAAATGACATGGGGGGCTCCCAAAGGGTCCTGGAGAAGCACTGGACATCCTTTCTGAAAGCTCGGCTCAATTGCTCAGTTCCTGGGGATTCATTCTTCTACTTTGATGTTCTGCAGTCTATCACAGACATAATAGAAATCAATGGAGTGCCCACTGTTGTGGGGGTATTCACCACACAGCTCAACAG CATCCCTGGTTCAGCAGTGTGTGCTTTTAGCATGGATGACATTGAGAAAGTCTTCAAAGGGAGATTTAAAGAACAAAAGACTCCTGACTCTGTTTGGACAGCTGTACCTGAAGACAAAGTACCAAAGCCAAG ACCTGGCTGCTGTGCAAAACATGGCCTAGCAGAGGCTTACAAAACCTCCATTGATTTCCCAGACGAAACGCTCTCCTTCATCAAATCTCATCCATTGATGGACTCAGCTGTTCCCTCAGTCACTGAGGAGCCCTGGTTTACCAAAACACGTGTCAG ATACAGATTGACAGCAATTGCTGTAGACCATGCTGCTGGACCCTACCAGAACTACACAGTCATATTTGTTGGCTCTGAAGCAGGAGTAGTACTTAAAATCTTGGCAAAGACCAGGCCTTTTTCTTTGAATGACAGCATATTACTGGAAGAGATTGAAGCATATAATCATGCAAA GTGTAATGCAGAAAGCGAGGAGGACAGAAGAGTCATTTCCCTCCAGCTGGACAGAGACCACCATGCTCTGTTCGTGGCATTCTCCAGCTGCGTCGTTAGAATTCCCCTGAGTCGGTGTGAGCGTCACGGGTCATGTAAAAA GGCATGTATTGCTTCACGGGACCCTTACTGTGGCTGGTTAGACCATGAAGCGTGTGGAAGAGTGACACCAGGCATGCT CACTGGAGGATATATACAAGATGTCGAATACGGCAACACGGCACAGCTTGGGGACTGCCATG AAATTTTGCCTACTACAGCTACACCAGATTACAAAATATTTGGCGACCCAACATCTg GTGTGAGGTGGGAAGTACAATCAGGAGAGTCCAACCAAATGGTACATATGAATGTCCTAATCACTTGTGTCTTTGCCGCTTTTGTCCTGGGAGCCTTTATTGCGGGAGTGGCCGTTTACTGCTACCGGGATATATTTGTGCGGAAATCCAGGAAAATACACAAAGATGCAGAATCAGCTCAGTCCTGCACTGACTCCAGCGGGAGCTTTGCCAAACTGAATGGGCTGTTTGACAGTCCTGTCAAGGAGTATCAGCAGAACATTGATTCACCCAAACTGTACACAAACCTGTTGACCAGCAGAAAGGAGTTGCCTCCAAATGGTGATACCAAGTCCATGATGATGGACCATAGGGGACAGCCTCCAGAATTAGCTGCACTTCCAACTCCAGAATCTACTCCAGTTCTTCAACAAAAGACTCTGCAGGCTATGAAAAGTCAGTCAGACAAAACCCATGGTAACCTCAATGCTTCGCGGAAGGAAACCCCACTAAAAAGCCCTCAGTTTTTTCCTTCTAGTCCTCCACCCCACTCTCCTCTAAGTCATGGACATATTCCCAGTGCTATTGTTCTTCCCAATGCTACCCATGACTACAATACGTCTTTCTCAAATTCTAATGCGCACAAGGCAGACAAAAAGATGCAACATATTGATCATCCACTTACAAAATCATCCAGCAAAAGAGACCACAGGAGATCTGTTGATTCCAGGAACACCCTGAATGATTTTCTGAAACACTTAAATGAAACTACTAATAATCCTAAAGCGATTATGGGAGATATTCAAGTGGCCCACCAGACTTTAATGCTGGATCCAATGGGCAATATGTCTGAGATCCCACCTAAGGTTCCCAACAGGGAGGCATCTTTATATTCTCCTCCATCGACTCTGCCAAGAAACAGTCCCACAAAACGAGTGGATGTTCCCACCACTCCTGCAGTACCAATGACCTCTTTGGAAAGGCAGAGGGGTTATCACAAAAATTCTTCACAGAGGCACTCAATATCTGCCCTTCCTAAAAACTTGAACTCACCAAATGGTGTTTTGTTATCCAGACAGCCAAGTATTAATCGTGGGGGGTACATGGCTCCCACAGCAGGCACTAAGATGGACTACATGCAAGGGACGCCTGTCACCGTTCACCTCCAGCCTTCCTTGTCCAGGCAAAGCAGCTACACGAGCAATGGCACCCTGCCTCGCACAGGAATAAAGAGGACACCCTCCCTAAAACCCGACGTGCCACCAAAACCCTCATTCGTCCCTCAGACAACGTCAGTCAGACCACTGAACAAATACAGCTACTAG